The DNA segment TTTTGTCATAATTTGGACGGTGGACCTAAATTAGCTCCGTGTGGAACAAGGAAGATCTTCTTTCTTCTATTTTCGGGTTTAGCAAATCATCATGTTATTTATCCTTTCATTTCACGTTGGTCTCTGTGTGCTTTTATGTGGtatatgtattattattatatatgctTTTTAATGAGTACAAAAGTTTTCCAAAATTGAAAATTGTATTTTGTACAGTTACTTACTGAATAAAGTCGTAGTTTTAACTTTCAGTTCATGTCGACTACTCGTGTGTTGACAAGAATTCATAACCAAGTCTTCCATTTTCAGGTTTGTTTTAGAATGACTTTGCTTAAGCTATCTCTTATTTTTTACATGTATTAGATTTTATAACGAAACTGAAGAATATAGACAAGATGTAAACACTAATACTtgaggataaaaaaaaaaaaaaaaaaaaaatacttgaggATACAAATACTCTAGAGAATTCAGAGGTTTCGGGTTATCAGTTGGTTTAGCTGACTGCTCTGGTTATTTCCGGTTCAATTGGAGTAGCTCTGGATGAAGACATGTGTTCTATCTTTTGCGTGTTTATAAGTCTCAGTCTCTTGGTGATAATGAGATGAGCTGAGATAGAGTTgtaaagagagaagaagaaacactTTGTATCCGTACGGTGGCTCAAGTTTCAGGGTCACCGGGGTTCAGTGGATGGATTGCCGTAAGAGAGTCGGCCGGTGAGTATATAGCAGCTTCTCCATCTTGGAAGAGTGTGGTGAACACCGGATAAACAGTGTTTTGTCTTTCTATAGTCTTTACTTTCTTGACACATGAGAGAttgattagagagagagagtttgagAGAAATCTAGGATCGAAGTTTAACAGAAATCAAATGAATAAATGTGGTTCGTTAAACTAATAATTAGGATTGAGAGGTCAGTAATATGTTTGTTCGCAACAAAATCCATAAtaataaatacaaaactaaGCAAGATTCAACTGCTTAACaaagtataaaataaatattatagataCGAATTCAAAAGCAACATGTTTATTTTCTTGTGGTTTTACTTCGGTTCTTGAAAAGCTATAACAGAAGTCTAACATTCATTTTAGTTTCACGACTAGAATAGTCTTATCCAATTCATTTTCTTGTGGTCGGTTTGTGTTGTAAAACCAACTTTAAACCATTCCCCCTCCCAAAATTACTAATTCAGATAATCTCAGCCTGAGCAACAACCAGATGATTTAACAACAGAAATATCATCTTTGCTACCTAAATCAATGGTCTGTCCTTTAGACAAAGACGTCGGATCTCCAGTGCCCTCAAAAGCTTTACGGCTCATAACACGACAGATCTTAGTCAAGACATGAGTGAAAGCTTGCTCAACATTTGTAGCATCAAGAGCAGATGTTTCCATAAAGAACATGTTCTCTCTTTCAGAGAAAGATTTAGCTTCGTCCTCTTGAACTGCACGAAGGTGATGAAGATCAGCTTTGTTTCCAACAAGCATGATCACGATGTTGGCATCGGTATGGTCACGAAGCTCTTTGAGCCATTGTTCAACGTTCTCGAACGTTACATGTTGAGTTATGTCGTATACTAGAAGAGCCCCCACTGCTCCTCTGTAGTATGCACACGTGATTGCTCTGTACCTATAtaacaacaaacacacaatTGCTCAATTACAAAGCTGGAGAAAAACAATATAAAGAGAACAAGCATATCTAGTAGGTATCCAAGAGGTCATGAATTCAATTCCCCTTGGAAAGGGTCTTCTCATTAGGAGAGTTATTTAAAATGGTTTGGGCTTTGCCCTACAAGATGTACAAGCTTAATGGAAATTTAACCAGATAAAACCATTGTAATTTggtttgtaatattttaatttggcTTTGGTATATTGGGTTTTTAATaccaaaataagtaaatattgattctttattttaataaatagatataggttcatttacatatatgtaatattaaaactCATAACaaattttggattaataaattacacaaaaatCAGTTAcgattttatttatatgaaaaactAACTGGTTACAATATTTGATAAActgaaaaatataaacatttttggtttggttcggtcaTGTTGCAATTATTAACCGACGTAAAACAACACATaaccaagaaaaaaacagaacacTGAGGGAAAAAACAGACAGGTCACGAGGATTTTGTTTACCTTTCTTGACCGGCGGTGTCCCAAAGCTGAGCTTTGATGATTTTCTCGTCGACATGAACACTTTTCGTGGCGAACTCGACACCAATGGTAGCCTTTGACTCGATACTAAATTCATTTTTGGTGAATCGAGACAAAAGGTTTGTTTTTCCGACGCTGGAGTCTCCGATCAAAACTAGTTTGAAGAGATAGTCGTAATCTTCATCGGCTATGTACTCTCCCATTATTGACTTTTCAGAAacccaaaaaatgaaaatatagaaCAAGAACTAAAATCTTTGGTTGATGTAAATAGTTTTGATATGAAAATATAACAAGAACT comes from the Brassica rapa cultivar Chiifu-401-42 chromosome A01, CAAS_Brap_v3.01, whole genome shotgun sequence genome and includes:
- the LOC103856360 gene encoding ras-related protein RABA1e; translated protein: MGEYIADEDYDYLFKLVLIGDSSVGKTNLLSRFTKNEFSIESKATIGVEFATKSVHVDEKIIKAQLWDTAGQERYRAITCAYYRGAVGALLVYDITQHVTFENVEQWLKELRDHTDANIVIMLVGNKADLHHLRAVQEDEAKSFSERENMFFMETSALDATNVEQAFTHVLTKICRVMSRKAFEGTGDPTSLSKGQTIDLGSKDDISVVKSSGCCSG